A window of the Candidatus Kryptoniota bacterium genome harbors these coding sequences:
- a CDS encoding metallophosphoesterase yields the protein MPYVPFHFFRILLTALMLGSQLIVYRFAAKYLTGLGVKRGFTIFILPLIFLIINIPSVFIYYEPQWFISGFARTYVMMPFYAYETFSVAVLLAWLIALPIRSAVRLTRTLVDKLARKPQGDLPSQSRRIFIKNTAIGLGAYTIVGSLHSIYTREEFTIENVALPIKNLPAQLQDLKIAMISDIHAGLYMVEDDMLKYTEALNDLNPDIIFIPGDFVTSRTDEIYPFVKAFKGLKSKNGIYTCLGNHDFFGDPDVITDKVRETGMVVLRNQTEELELIGAKVMLSGVDDGRHANFAKVSYEATSLETTRILLCHKPYFFENAVAGKFDVMLSGHTHGGQIVLFDALGIKITPAALASKYISGRYKMGDSTMYVSRGIGTVGLPVRVNCPPEITVFNLVKKS from the coding sequence ATGCCATACGTACCATTCCATTTCTTCAGGATCCTCCTGACCGCGTTGATGCTGGGCTCACAACTCATCGTTTACCGGTTTGCCGCGAAATATCTCACCGGTCTTGGCGTGAAGCGAGGATTTACGATCTTCATTCTCCCCTTGATATTTCTGATTATAAATATTCCATCGGTTTTCATTTATTACGAGCCGCAGTGGTTCATTTCCGGATTCGCGAGGACGTACGTGATGATGCCGTTCTACGCATATGAGACATTCAGTGTGGCGGTACTCCTCGCCTGGCTTATCGCGCTTCCGATCAGGTCAGCAGTCCGCCTGACGAGAACGCTCGTCGATAAATTGGCGCGCAAACCGCAAGGCGATCTCCCTTCCCAATCGAGAAGAATTTTTATCAAGAACACCGCTATCGGACTCGGCGCGTACACTATCGTCGGATCTCTTCACAGCATTTACACTCGCGAGGAATTCACGATCGAGAATGTCGCACTCCCGATCAAGAACCTTCCGGCTCAACTCCAGGACTTGAAGATCGCAATGATAAGCGATATTCATGCCGGACTGTACATGGTCGAAGACGACATGCTGAAGTACACGGAAGCGCTAAACGACCTCAACCCCGACATCATCTTCATCCCGGGGGATTTCGTGACGAGCAGGACGGATGAGATCTATCCTTTCGTGAAAGCGTTCAAGGGCTTGAAATCGAAAAATGGAATATACACCTGCCTCGGAAACCACGACTTCTTCGGAGATCCGGATGTCATCACGGACAAAGTGCGTGAGACAGGGATGGTGGTATTGAGGAACCAGACGGAAGAGCTTGAGCTGATCGGCGCGAAGGTCATGCTTTCCGGAGTAGACGACGGTCGTCACGCCAATTTCGCGAAAGTATCCTACGAGGCAACATCACTCGAGACTACAAGGATACTTCTCTGTCATAAGCCGTACTTCTTCGAGAACGCGGTAGCGGGCAAGTTCGACGTAATGCTGAGCGGTCACACTCATGGCGGACAGATAGTTCTATTCGACGCGCTGGGAATCAAAATTACACCTGCGGCGCTCGCCTCCAAATACATATCAGGGAGATACAAGATGGGCGATTCGACGATGTATGTCAGCCGCGGCATCGGGACAGTCGGCCTGCCGGTGCGCGTTAATTGTCCCCCTGAGAT
- a CDS encoding MFS transporter, with translation MSDGSKIKTFFSGFHRSFWVANILELFERLAYYAQAAVLSIFLRDYLKFSEVDAGTLASIFGGFIFLLPIFAGTFADKFGFRKSFSFAFFVMAIGYYLIGSVGSPRLTFVTNAFPLFWVLIVVLIFTAIGESFIKPSVLGTTALATTPETKSLGYAIYYTLVNIGGATGPVIAYFFRRSIGIQSVYTVSAVTCALMFVGTLIFYRNPPAAQEIHQPSLLQKIGDLGRVVTHGRFMVFLLIISLYWIMFWQVFVIVPFYITDFVSKNAPFEVIESVDAWAIFIMQVVVNRLTKKMPPVTAIVAGFGISTLTWVVIAIHPTVWTIIAAMVVWSFGEMTMAPRYYEYIADHAPKGQEALFQGFAFLPIAIAWFVGGIFGGWLYTKMTADLLVRTGGTIQVIGQPTMMWLVLTGIGIVATIIMLAYNWYISRKEKPSQA, from the coding sequence ATGAGCGACGGATCAAAGATCAAAACATTCTTCAGCGGATTTCACAGGTCATTCTGGGTCGCAAACATTCTTGAGCTCTTCGAACGGCTCGCTTATTACGCCCAGGCCGCCGTCCTCAGCATATTCCTGAGGGATTACCTGAAGTTCAGCGAGGTCGACGCAGGTACACTCGCGTCGATATTCGGCGGGTTCATATTCCTCCTGCCGATATTCGCCGGTACATTTGCAGACAAATTCGGGTTCAGGAAATCTTTCTCGTTCGCATTCTTCGTAATGGCGATCGGATATTACCTCATCGGCTCTGTCGGTTCCCCGCGACTGACATTCGTGACCAATGCATTCCCGCTGTTCTGGGTTCTGATCGTAGTATTAATATTCACCGCGATCGGTGAATCATTCATAAAACCTTCCGTACTCGGTACGACTGCTCTCGCGACGACGCCGGAAACCAAATCGCTCGGCTACGCGATCTACTACACGCTTGTCAACATAGGGGGCGCGACAGGCCCGGTGATCGCTTACTTCTTCAGGCGGAGCATCGGCATACAATCCGTGTACACAGTCTCCGCAGTGACATGCGCGTTGATGTTCGTCGGGACATTGATATTCTACCGCAATCCACCGGCCGCGCAGGAGATTCACCAGCCGTCTCTTCTCCAAAAGATTGGAGATCTTGGGAGAGTAGTCACGCACGGACGATTCATGGTTTTTCTACTCATCATTTCATTGTACTGGATAATGTTCTGGCAGGTGTTTGTAATCGTGCCGTTTTACATTACAGATTTCGTTTCCAAGAACGCGCCGTTCGAAGTCATCGAGTCGGTCGACGCCTGGGCGATTTTCATAATGCAAGTTGTGGTCAACCGGCTGACGAAGAAGATGCCTCCGGTGACGGCGATTGTCGCGGGATTCGGGATATCCACTTTAACATGGGTCGTGATTGCAATTCATCCGACTGTGTGGACGATAATTGCCGCGATGGTCGTCTGGTCGTTTGGAGAGATGACGATGGCGCCCCGGTACTACGAATACATAGCCGATCACGCACCGAAAGGGCAGGAGGCACTTTTCCAGGGATTCGCATTTCTTCCAATCGCGATTGCGTGGTTTGTCGGGGGAATTTTCGGCGGATGGCTCTACACCAAGATGACTGCCGATCTTCTTGTTCGCACCGGAGGCACGATTCAGGTAATTGGCCAACCGACGATGATGTGGCTCGTGTTAACGGGGATCGGGATAGTTGCGACCATCATCATGCTCGCGTATAACTGGTACATATCAAGGAAAGAGAAGCCCTCTCAGGCGTAG